The following proteins come from a genomic window of Euryarchaeota archaeon:
- a CDS encoding HEPN domain-containing protein: MHTHINEEIGGRGLKTRELDRARSGIYLTKAKRFQRAAESAHAAGDWDPTVSAAVHAVINALDSLCVKRLGKRAASENHDDLLDLFETIDGVSSRDRDAIAKQTGNLLATKHAAEYEDRLCDEQESARALDCMHRAMDKIESLISVRH, encoded by the coding sequence TTGCATACCCATATCAACGAAGAGATTGGAGGACGTGGTCTGAAGACGCGAGAGCTCGACCGGGCCCGATCCGGCATCTACCTGACCAAGGCCAAGCGATTCCAACGAGCCGCGGAATCAGCCCACGCGGCTGGTGACTGGGACCCCACGGTCTCCGCCGCGGTCCATGCCGTGATCAACGCCCTCGATTCCTTGTGCGTGAAGCGACTTGGAAAACGGGCCGCCTCGGAAAACCACGACGATCTCCTCGACCTCTTCGAGACGATCGATGGAGTCTCCTCGCGCGACCGCGACGCTATTGCGAAGCAAACGGGGAACCTCCTCGCGACGAAGCACGCGGCCGAGTACGAGGACCGATTGTGCGACGAGCAGGAATCGGCGCGGGCCCTCGATTGCATGCACCGCGCGATGGACAAGATCGAATCGTTGATCTCGGTGCGGCACTAG
- a CDS encoding Fic family protein codes for MISILQALRDALLARSPIAVLPEPVWKRTSALNTWGTNAIEGNTMTRRMVERLLLGDQMRGTAPARDIAETMQHDAVFRRLPPLVDRLVTPEIALDLHTDVFRNTKPHAGTWRTIRVMIFGSEYEPPRPEEVPLLMRHWAQDYAHRWVAGEDVFELAAWMHWRFEAIHPFEDGNGRVGRLLLNMHFMRQSWPPIHLGPPEKDEYVAALQAGHKNDLAPLRDLFRATMGRSLLDLLDQVGTADDALQTITNLGKSGPYDRKYLALRASQAALPAIKVKGEWKTSRRALAIYADAMGRKGDG; via the coding sequence GTGATTTCCATATTACAGGCATTGCGTGACGCCCTTCTTGCAAGAAGCCCCATCGCGGTCCTCCCGGAGCCCGTCTGGAAGCGCACCTCGGCACTCAACACATGGGGCACGAACGCGATCGAAGGGAACACGATGACCCGCAGGATGGTGGAGCGCCTCCTACTTGGCGACCAGATGCGCGGCACCGCACCTGCCCGCGACATCGCGGAGACGATGCAGCACGACGCGGTATTCCGACGGCTCCCGCCGCTCGTCGATCGACTCGTGACGCCCGAGATCGCGCTCGACCTTCACACCGACGTGTTCCGCAACACCAAACCGCACGCAGGCACGTGGCGCACCATCCGCGTCATGATCTTCGGCTCGGAATACGAACCGCCAAGACCGGAGGAAGTCCCACTCCTGATGCGCCACTGGGCCCAAGATTATGCGCATCGTTGGGTCGCCGGTGAAGACGTCTTCGAACTCGCCGCGTGGATGCACTGGAGATTCGAAGCCATACATCCCTTCGAAGACGGGAATGGCCGGGTGGGGCGATTGCTACTCAACATGCACTTCATGCGGCAGAGTTGGCCGCCTATCCATCTGGGCCCTCCCGAGAAGGACGAGTACGTGGCGGCGCTCCAGGCGGGCCACAAGAACGACCTCGCCCCGCTGCGCGATCTCTTCCGGGCGACCATGGGGCGAAGCCTTCTCGACCTATTGGATCAAGTGGGCACGGCAGACGACGCGCTCCAGACGATCACCAATCTCGGAAAGAGCGGCCCCTACGATCGGAAGTACCTTGCCCTTCGGGCGAGCCAGGCCGCACTTCCCGCCATCAAGGTGAAGGGAGAATGGAAGACGAGTCGGCGGGCTCTTGCTATCTATGCCGACGCGATGGGGCGCAAAGGTGACGGGTGA
- a CDS encoding formate--phosphoribosylaminoimidazolecarboxamide ligase family protein has translation MIERASVLKNLKTYDPRKVSVAVLASHSALDVCDGAVDEGFRTVAICEAGREKTYSDYFRAKRGPDGRPLRGIVDEAIVLPKFKDVLTADAQKRLLKQQSIFVPNRSFSSYAKVQTIEDEFAVPILGSRSMLKVEERDGKDSYYNLLEKAGIPFPPEVKRPEDIEGLSIVKLHHAKKKLERGFFTCASHEEYVKKSEAMIRAGTIERASLANARIENYIIGPVFNFNFFHSPLEETMSPIELLGIDWRFESSLDGHVRLPAPQQMSLREGEMWPEYTVVGHNSATIRESLLEKVFDMAERFVGAARTHYAPGIIGPFCLQTCVDKDMDFFCYDVAPRIGGGTNVHVSVGHPYGNALWRRPMSTGRRIAMELRRAVDEERLEEVVT, from the coding sequence GTGATCGAACGCGCCTCCGTGCTCAAGAACCTGAAAACCTATGACCCTCGAAAGGTCTCGGTTGCGGTCCTCGCGTCGCATTCGGCGCTCGACGTCTGCGACGGTGCGGTCGACGAGGGGTTCCGGACGGTGGCCATCTGCGAGGCGGGCCGCGAGAAGACCTACTCGGATTACTTCCGGGCGAAGCGAGGCCCAGATGGAAGACCGCTCCGGGGGATCGTCGACGAGGCGATCGTCCTGCCCAAGTTCAAGGACGTCCTGACGGCCGACGCGCAGAAACGGCTCCTGAAGCAGCAATCGATCTTCGTTCCAAACCGCTCCTTCTCTTCGTACGCCAAGGTCCAGACAATCGAGGACGAATTCGCCGTCCCGATTCTCGGCTCGCGCTCGATGCTCAAAGTCGAGGAACGGGACGGAAAGGACTCCTACTACAACCTGCTTGAGAAGGCCGGCATCCCTTTCCCGCCGGAGGTAAAACGTCCGGAGGACATCGAAGGCCTTTCGATAGTGAAACTCCATCACGCGAAGAAGAAACTTGAGCGCGGTTTCTTCACGTGCGCCTCGCACGAGGAGTACGTCAAGAAATCGGAGGCCATGATCCGCGCCGGGACCATCGAGCGGGCCTCGCTTGCCAACGCGCGGATCGAGAATTACATCATCGGCCCGGTGTTCAACTTCAATTTCTTCCACTCCCCGCTCGAGGAGACGATGAGCCCGATAGAACTCCTGGGGATCGACTGGCGCTTCGAATCGAGCCTCGACGGGCACGTGAGGCTCCCCGCTCCGCAACAGATGTCGTTACGCGAAGGCGAGATGTGGCCCGAATACACGGTGGTCGGCCACAACTCGGCGACGATCCGCGAATCGCTTCTAGAGAAGGTCTTCGACATGGCCGAACGGTTCGTAGGTGCTGCGCGCACGCATTACGCCCCCGGCATCATCGGCCCCTTCTGTTTGCAGACTTGCGTCGACAAGGACATGGACTTCTTCTGCTACGACGTCGCGCCGCGTATCGGCGGCGGAACCAACGTACATGTCTCCGTGGGCCACCCTTACGGGAACGCCCTATGGAGAAGGCCGATGTCGACCGGGAGGAGGATCGCGATGGAGCTCCGTCGCGCCGTGGACGAAGAGCGCCTCGAAGAGGTCGTGACGTAG
- a CDS encoding oligopeptide transporter, OPT family — translation MPEPGTAAPPAGEGPYIPADRSIPEFTIKAILLGVILAAILGAANAYAGLRVGLTVSASIPAAVISVGILRAFKNSNILENNIVQTIASAGEALAAGVIFTVPAFVLAGAWQDIHLLEVTAIAIAGGTIGVLFTVPLRRAYIIEARLPFPEGVACGEILKAGEEKGEGMRVLAGGIVLAALFNYGQLGMRLWTDTAQAATRFGNSVFYLGSSLAPILLGVGYIVGFRIAMLIMMGGAIAWFILIPIFMTMRPFPVDAAGAQLSDIPAAFAAWNANVRYVGGGAMITGGLYTIFKTRKSLKRAFDDGVTQFRQGKDAPRALRTERDIPMIQVLVGCLLLTIPIFGIYWFFTQSITQAALAAIVMLIAGFLFSSVAGYLAGVVGSSNNPISGVTIVTLIFSSFLLLAAGATGAQGIQGALGVAAVIACAAAMAGDNLQDLKTGQIVGATPRTQQIALIVGVVVTALIVGPVLNVIDAAYTIGSQQLPAPQAFLMSSIVQGLFAQTLDLNLLVIGMVLAVGLIVLNLPVLPVAVGIYLPLTLSVPIFAGGILRLLVDRYLKSRYPLQSTIRAGEGIVHFASTETARNKRIHSGVERIGILLASGLIAGDAITGVVIAFMIVGGVSTTLFAPLIMVFLLAAGAVVVLRPGRLGQVITLLGGLIVGGGATYYVMASGIDIAFTPTIFWPGLLIFLYIAVILIYIPVRDLLLGRHLERGDGT, via the coding sequence GTGCCAGAGCCAGGAACCGCGGCCCCACCGGCGGGCGAGGGCCCGTACATCCCGGCGGACCGGTCGATCCCCGAATTCACCATCAAGGCGATCCTCCTTGGTGTGATCCTGGCCGCGATCCTCGGCGCAGCCAACGCGTATGCCGGGCTACGCGTCGGGCTCACTGTCTCGGCGAGCATACCGGCAGCCGTCATCTCGGTCGGCATTCTGCGGGCGTTCAAGAACTCGAACATCCTCGAAAACAACATCGTCCAGACCATCGCTTCCGCCGGGGAAGCCTTGGCCGCGGGCGTCATCTTCACGGTCCCCGCGTTCGTCCTCGCGGGAGCGTGGCAGGACATCCATCTCCTGGAGGTGACGGCGATCGCCATCGCCGGAGGGACCATCGGCGTGCTTTTCACAGTGCCACTGCGCCGCGCCTACATCATCGAGGCAAGGCTCCCGTTCCCGGAGGGGGTCGCGTGCGGAGAGATCCTCAAAGCCGGCGAGGAGAAGGGGGAAGGGATGCGCGTACTAGCGGGGGGAATCGTCCTCGCGGCGCTTTTCAACTATGGGCAGCTCGGGATGCGTCTCTGGACGGACACGGCTCAAGCGGCCACGCGATTCGGCAACAGCGTGTTCTATCTAGGTTCGAGCCTTGCGCCGATCCTCCTAGGCGTGGGCTACATCGTCGGTTTTCGAATCGCCATGCTCATCATGATGGGAGGCGCCATCGCATGGTTCATCCTCATCCCGATCTTCATGACGATGCGGCCGTTCCCGGTCGACGCCGCGGGGGCGCAGCTTTCAGACATCCCGGCCGCCTTCGCGGCCTGGAACGCGAACGTGCGGTACGTCGGCGGCGGGGCGATGATCACCGGCGGCCTCTACACGATCTTCAAGACGAGAAAAAGCCTGAAGCGGGCCTTCGACGACGGCGTCACCCAATTCCGCCAGGGCAAGGACGCGCCCAGAGCGCTTCGGACCGAACGCGACATACCGATGATCCAGGTGCTCGTCGGTTGCCTCCTCCTCACGATCCCGATCTTCGGGATCTATTGGTTCTTCACGCAGTCCATCACGCAGGCGGCGCTGGCGGCGATCGTGATGCTCATCGCTGGATTCCTCTTCTCGTCCGTCGCCGGTTATCTCGCCGGTGTGGTCGGTTCGAGCAACAATCCGATAAGCGGGGTGACCATCGTGACGCTCATCTTCTCGTCGTTCCTTCTCCTTGCCGCGGGCGCTACGGGGGCGCAAGGCATACAGGGAGCGCTTGGCGTCGCCGCGGTGATCGCCTGTGCGGCCGCGATGGCTGGCGACAACCTCCAGGATCTGAAGACCGGCCAGATCGTCGGCGCGACACCCCGGACGCAACAGATCGCCCTCATCGTGGGAGTCGTGGTCACGGCCCTCATCGTCGGGCCCGTCCTCAACGTCATAGACGCCGCCTACACGATCGGAAGCCAGCAACTGCCCGCCCCGCAGGCGTTCCTGATGTCGTCCATCGTCCAGGGCCTTTTTGCGCAGACCTTGGACCTGAACCTTCTCGTAATCGGCATGGTGCTCGCGGTCGGCCTCATCGTGCTCAACCTACCGGTCCTTCCTGTTGCGGTGGGGATCTATCTTCCTCTGACGTTGTCCGTCCCGATCTTTGCCGGCGGCATCTTGCGCCTCCTCGTCGACCGGTACCTGAAGAGCCGGTACCCCTTGCAGTCGACCATCCGCGCCGGGGAGGGGATCGTGCACTTTGCGAGCACCGAGACCGCGCGCAACAAACGCATCCACTCGGGCGTCGAACGCATCGGGATACTGCTCGCTTCGGGCCTCATCGCCGGCGACGCGATAACCGGTGTCGTGATCGCTTTCATGATAGTGGGCGGAGTGAGCACGACTTTGTTCGCGCCTCTCATAATGGTCTTCCTCCTCGCGGCGGGCGCCGTCGTCGTCTTGCGGCCCGGCCGGCTCGGACAGGTGATCACCTTGCTCGGAGGCCTCATCGTCGGGGGAGGAGCGACCTATTACGTCATGGCGAGCGGCATCGACATCGCCTTCACGCCTACGATCTTTTGGCCAGGGCTACTCATCTTCCTGTACATCGCGGTCATTCTCATCTACATCCCGGTACGCGACCTCCTTCTTGGCCGACACTTGGAACGGGGTGACGGAACGTGA
- a CDS encoding aminotransferase class I/II-fold pyridoxal phosphate-dependent enzyme, with protein MRVSCRFPTFALDEWLDAHESRAKYEIATSAIPGVTFESLGIDLSKLGLGYSEATGSPELYRELALSEKVDSERIAITTAGTEANFLGLLSLIDPGERVLVETPTYEQLAAVPAFAGADVERVHRREDLDWGFDVDEVRSGFERGAKLFVLANPNNPTGRALDVLEMKRLAEVAAEHEGVLFVDEIFRELALKQVPPAHSIADNIVTTNAFSKCFGRGGLRIGWLVGPIELAAEVRRVRGYTSGTPPVVSQALGIQALKSKPRLLERARRIRDTNLGIMRRFVEDSSLVSWREPSGGIIGAIRLPKSVDDEKFARRLLEEHSTLVVPGGFFGLPGFVRVGYGGDATVLAKGLSEFSTALRASL; from the coding sequence ATGAGGGTGAGCTGCCGCTTTCCCACATTTGCTCTCGACGAGTGGCTCGACGCCCACGAATCGCGCGCCAAGTACGAGATAGCGACAAGCGCCATCCCCGGAGTGACCTTCGAAAGCCTTGGGATCGACCTCTCGAAACTGGGACTCGGTTATTCGGAGGCGACGGGTTCTCCCGAGCTATACCGGGAGCTTGCCCTGTCGGAAAAGGTCGACAGCGAGCGAATAGCCATCACGACGGCTGGAACCGAAGCCAATTTCCTTGGACTGCTTTCCCTCATCGACCCCGGGGAACGGGTGTTGGTCGAAACGCCGACGTACGAGCAGCTCGCCGCGGTTCCCGCCTTCGCCGGCGCCGACGTGGAACGCGTGCATCGGCGTGAGGACCTCGATTGGGGGTTCGACGTCGACGAGGTGCGCTCCGGGTTCGAACGGGGCGCCAAGCTGTTCGTTCTTGCGAACCCGAACAATCCGACGGGCAGGGCGTTGGATGTCTTGGAGATGAAGCGGCTCGCGGAGGTGGCCGCGGAGCACGAGGGGGTTCTCTTCGTTGACGAGATCTTCCGGGAACTCGCGCTGAAGCAGGTCCCCCCAGCGCATTCGATCGCCGATAATATCGTCACGACGAACGCGTTCTCCAAGTGCTTCGGGCGCGGCGGCCTGCGAATCGGTTGGCTCGTCGGCCCCATCGAACTTGCGGCCGAGGTGAGGCGCGTAAGGGGCTACACTTCGGGCACGCCTCCGGTAGTCTCACAGGCGCTGGGGATTCAAGCCCTGAAGTCCAAGCCCCGGCTCCTTGAGCGGGCAAGGCGCATCCGGGACACTAATCTTGGCATCATGCGGAGGTTCGTTGAGGATTCTAGCCTCGTCTCCTGGCGCGAACCTTCCGGGGGCATCATCGGAGCGATCCGCTTGCCAAAAAGCGTCGACGACGAAAAGTTCGCGCGGCGGCTCCTCGAAGAACACTCGACGCTCGTAGTGCCGGGCGGATTCTTCGGTCTCCCCGGCTTCGTACGTGTCGGGTATGGAGGGGATGCGACGGTCCTCGCGAAAGGCCTAAGCGAATTCTCGACGGCGCTACGGGCAAGTCTGTAG
- a CDS encoding GNAT family N-acetyltransferase, producing MLLNDMNARQALPTDLAAVQALLAAEGLEAEFKYHEFVVMEAKGEILACARLKPLPDGTLELASVAVAKEWRGMGLGERIVAAVLKRANAPVYALALAPGFFAKQGFRYLESVPVSLKRKAELHCASKGFVPMVWRAASS from the coding sequence TTGCTGTTGAACGACATGAACGCGCGTCAAGCGCTCCCCACGGACCTCGCGGCGGTGCAGGCACTGCTGGCGGCGGAAGGCCTTGAAGCGGAATTCAAGTACCACGAATTCGTCGTGATGGAGGCGAAGGGAGAGATCCTCGCCTGCGCCCGCTTGAAGCCTTTGCCAGATGGGACGTTGGAGCTCGCAAGTGTCGCCGTCGCCAAGGAGTGGCGAGGCATGGGTCTTGGCGAACGGATCGTGGCCGCGGTGCTCAAGCGCGCGAACGCTCCCGTCTATGCTTTGGCCCTTGCGCCCGGATTCTTTGCGAAACAAGGTTTTCGGTACCTCGAATCCGTTCCGGTCTCGCTCAAGCGCAAGGCGGAGCTCCACTGCGCGTCGAAAGGGTTCGTCCCTATGGTCTGGCGCGCCGCCTCATCATAG
- a CDS encoding glutamine synthetase beta-grasp domain-containing protein, with amino-acid sequence MTLQAEYIWMDGATPTQQLRSKTKILDVDHVESLTDIPEWGYDGSSTGQAPGDKSDCVLTPVSFFKDPIRGEPNVLVMCEVMNADGTPHVTNTRSKLRAVAEKTAKTEPWFGIEQEYTLWRGAKPLGWPENGFPAPQFGYYCGIGADEVFGRALVERHTKACIEAGLKISGTNAEVMPAQWEFQIGPVGPLEVADQLWVARWLLYRLGEDLDISATLYPKPVKGDWNGTGAHTNFSTKDMRAAGGMKYIEQACLALEKAHAKHIAEYGAHNEERLTGRHETAPITEFRWGISDRGASVRIPLATSKKGAGYLEDRRPAANMDPYRVTRLLLETVVLGVPPETGVSDPTYGVNVGIVPKRKTGGHGH; translated from the coding sequence ATGACCTTGCAAGCAGAATACATCTGGATGGACGGCGCAACGCCCACGCAACAGCTTCGAAGCAAGACCAAGATCCTCGACGTCGACCACGTGGAATCGTTGACGGACATCCCGGAATGGGGGTACGACGGATCGAGCACCGGCCAAGCACCGGGGGACAAGTCGGATTGCGTTCTTACTCCGGTCTCGTTCTTCAAGGACCCGATCCGCGGCGAACCGAACGTATTGGTCATGTGCGAAGTGATGAATGCCGACGGGACCCCTCACGTCACGAACACGCGCTCCAAGCTTCGCGCCGTCGCAGAGAAGACGGCGAAGACGGAACCGTGGTTCGGCATCGAACAGGAGTACACGCTCTGGCGGGGCGCGAAGCCCCTGGGTTGGCCGGAGAACGGTTTCCCTGCACCCCAATTCGGATACTATTGTGGCATCGGGGCCGACGAGGTTTTCGGCCGTGCGCTCGTCGAACGGCACACGAAGGCCTGCATCGAAGCGGGGCTCAAGATCAGTGGAACGAACGCCGAGGTCATGCCCGCCCAATGGGAATTCCAGATCGGGCCCGTAGGTCCATTGGAGGTCGCCGACCAGTTGTGGGTCGCAAGGTGGCTCCTCTACCGCCTCGGCGAGGACCTTGACATCAGCGCCACGTTGTACCCGAAGCCCGTGAAAGGGGACTGGAATGGAACAGGCGCACACACGAACTTCAGCACCAAGGACATGCGCGCGGCCGGCGGCATGAAGTACATCGAACAAGCGTGCCTCGCCCTGGAGAAAGCGCACGCGAAGCACATCGCGGAATACGGGGCTCACAACGAGGAACGGTTGACCGGTCGACACGAGACGGCGCCGATCACCGAATTCCGTTGGGGCATCTCGGACCGTGGGGCGTCAGTGCGGATTCCCCTGGCGACTTCCAAGAAGGGCGCGGGCTACCTTGAGGACCGGCGCCCCGCGGCCAATATGGACCCATATCGCGTGACCAGGCTCCTCCTTGAAACGGTTGTTCTTGGCGTGCCGCCGGAGACCGGCGTCTCCGACCCGACGTACGGGGTCAACGTTGGCATCGTGCCAAAACGCAAGACCGGCGGACACGGACACTGA
- a CDS encoding Lrp/AsnC family transcriptional regulator, which yields MLDELDLKIVRSLNKNARKSYRDIARELDIALSTVSNRIKRLHEAGVVTGYVPVINPNVIGFDLVVIVGVRIAHGKLLEVQGKIARNPRVFGVYDVTGEWDSMILARFKDRDELNDFIKEILSLDNVERTNTQLVLNSVKEEKRLVL from the coding sequence ATCCTTGACGAACTGGACTTGAAAATCGTACGCAGCCTAAACAAGAATGCCCGTAAATCGTACCGGGACATTGCACGCGAACTCGACATAGCGCTGTCGACCGTGAGCAACCGCATCAAGAGGCTCCATGAAGCGGGAGTCGTCACCGGCTACGTTCCCGTGATCAACCCCAACGTCATCGGGTTCGATCTCGTCGTCATTGTGGGCGTCCGTATCGCGCACGGGAAACTCTTGGAGGTCCAAGGGAAGATCGCCCGCAACCCCCGCGTCTTCGGCGTCTACGACGTCACCGGCGAATGGGATTCGATGATCTTGGCGCGCTTCAAAGACAGGGACGAATTGAACGATTTCATCAAGGAGATCCTCTCGCTGGACAATGTGGAGCGGACGAACACGCAACTGGTACTGAACAGTGTGAAAGAGGAGAAGCGGCTCGTCCTATGA
- a CDS encoding nucleotidyltransferase domain-containing protein: MPELAWTERALGSASKIRILRLLSRSPDRIFNEAEIARNVRMSPNTVNLALRDLKAGGLVTTHGSGRGEQVQFRSASTFSEPLRRLFKSEEELAQALVSTIAGVLPSDVVCVLFGSVARGEATAESDIDVLLVAKSHDAAAEAGVRVRRAARAIYKGRYNMLHSTPSELRRAWETPLIRSVRTDCIPISTKRLEDVV; this comes from the coding sequence ATGCCGGAACTCGCATGGACCGAAAGGGCACTGGGATCGGCGTCGAAGATCAGGATCTTGCGCCTCCTTTCGAGGAGCCCCGACCGGATATTCAACGAAGCCGAGATAGCCCGCAACGTCAGAATGAGCCCGAATACGGTGAACTTGGCCTTGCGGGACCTCAAAGCCGGTGGTCTCGTGACGACGCACGGGTCGGGACGAGGCGAACAAGTACAGTTTCGTTCCGCGTCCACTTTCAGCGAACCTCTGAGGAGATTGTTCAAATCTGAGGAAGAACTGGCACAAGCGTTGGTGTCGACAATCGCCGGAGTCCTGCCGAGCGATGTCGTTTGCGTTCTCTTCGGAAGCGTGGCCCGCGGGGAGGCAACGGCGGAAAGCGATATCGACGTCCTCCTCGTAGCGAAAAGCCACGACGCCGCCGCAGAGGCCGGAGTACGGGTGCGGCGGGCAGCGAGGGCGATCTACAAAGGCCGCTACAACATGCTCCATTCCACGCCGTCTGAATTGCGCCGCGCCTGGGAAACGCCGCTTATCCGATCCGTAAGGACCGATTGCATACCCATATCAACGAAGAGATTGGAGGACGTGGTCTGA
- a CDS encoding VOC family protein, which produces MRFLFGYTGLRVVDLEANIRFFTQGLGMRLREGALVKETGGTLVELVAGDASHFLELNYYPPGNPYATPYSAGEALDHLNFKVEGGKLDDAIETLEKAGGKLVIPPFREGGGRLAYVNSPDGHTVELREPAP; this is translated from the coding sequence ATGAGGTTCCTTTTCGGCTACACCGGGCTAAGGGTCGTCGACCTTGAGGCGAACATCCGGTTCTTCACGCAAGGCCTCGGCATGCGCCTACGGGAAGGCGCCCTCGTCAAGGAGACAGGGGGAACGCTTGTCGAACTCGTGGCCGGAGATGCGAGTCACTTCCTTGAACTCAACTACTACCCGCCAGGGAACCCGTACGCCACGCCGTATTCGGCCGGCGAAGCGCTGGATCACCTCAATTTCAAAGTGGAAGGGGGAAAACTCGATGACGCGATCGAGACATTGGAGAAGGCCGGCGGGAAACTCGTCATCCCGCCCTTCCGCGAAGGCGGCGGCCGATTGGCCTACGTGAACAGTCCTGACGGGCACACGGTCGAGTTGCGGGAGCCAGCGCCGTAG